The Rufibacter sp. DG15C region AAAGAGCTGGAGCAAGCCCTACACTCACGCCAGCAGAAAGGTAAACTTCCCAAAGCACTGATTTTGGTGCACCTGTACGGCATGCCTTCGCGCATGCAGGAGATTCTTGACCTTTGCCAACACCATGGTGTACCGGTCATTGAAGATGCCGCTGAGGCCCTAGGATCTACTTATAACGGCCAGCAGATGGGCAGTTTTGGGGTGGCCGGTTTCTACTCTTTCAACGGAAACAAAATAATCACCACGTCTGGCGGCGGCGCGTTGGTATCCAAGGACCAAGCCTTGGTAGAGAAAGCCAAATGGCTAGCCACCCAAGCCAAAGAACCCACGCCACATTACCATCATACCACTATCGGGTATAACTACCGGCTTAGCAATATCTGCGCGGGAATTGGGCGTGGGCAGTTAGGAGTCTTGGAGGACCGCGTTCAGCAGAAGCGCCAGGTGTTTAACCAATACCAAACTCTGTTACAAGACATAGCGGAAATCCAATGGCAACCAGAGCCCGAAGGCTTTGTCAGCAACCGCTGGCTTTCCTGTTTCACTGTTAAAAAAGGAAGTTTTATCACACCAGAGAAAATACGGCTGGCCTTGTTAGCGGAACAGATAGAAAGTCGACCACTTTGGCAACCTATGCACCAGCAACCGCTGTACGAAAGTTGTGACTACTTCGGGGAGAACGTAAGTAATGATTTGTTCGCGAGAGGATTGTGTCTACCCTCAGGCACTCAGCTTACAATTCAGCAACAAGAGCGCGTGGCGGAAGTGATTAAGAAATGCTTTAGGAAGTAACGTACCATCTCTACTTAAGAGCTCTCCAAAATGCGGATTCTCCCCTTGAGGGGAGCGAAGAGGGGTGTTTACAATAGTAGATAAATTAGCACATACAGTAGAGACTAGGCAGTGCTTAGTCTCTACTGTATGTGCAATGCCCCCTCATCCTAACCTTCTCTCAGGGAGAAGGGACTGAGTTTATGCGCTTTTAGCCTATTTTCTAGAAAACAGGCCAAAAACTAACAATGCTAGATAGCAGCCAGTGCTTTCTCTAAATCCGCGATTAGGTCTTCGGCCTCCTCAATGCCCACAGACAACCGAATTAACCCAACGGAAATACCCAGTTTAGCACGTTGCTCTTCGGTGAGCGCTCTATGCGACGTGCCCAATGGATAAGAAATAGAGGAAATCACGCCTGCCAACGACGGCGCAAAGGGAATATGCGACAGTCCGCGCATGAAGCGGTTCACAGTCTCCACTTCGTCTTTGATTCTGAAGGACAGCATGCCGCCAAACCAGCCTTTTCCTTGGGCAGAAGCTAAGGAGTGTTGCGGGTGATCGGGTAGACCTGGATAATAGACTTCACTAACTTTGGGATGCTTTTGCAAGTAGGTTGCCAAGGCCAAGGCATTCTCTGAATGTTGACGGATGCGCAGTTTCAAAGTCTTGAGACCACGAGCGGCCAGCCAAGAATCAAAGGGACTCAGGTTTAGGCCCCAGGCCACCACAATCTGTTTGGCGCGCTGAGCATCAGCGGCTTCTTTGGCCACTACCACCCCAGCCGTCACGTCACTGTGCCCCGACAAATACTTGGTCACACTGTGAATGACCATTTCTGCGCCCAGCTCCAGAGGTTTGGTGATGACCGGTGAGGCGAAGGTATTATCCACCACCAACTTCACACCGTACTTCAGACATTCCTGGGCTACTTTGGCCAGGTCCTGCACCGTCATCATGGGATTGCTGATGGTCTCCACCAACAGCACCTTGGTATTAGCTTGCACATAATTGCCAAAGCTGTACATCTCCTCCATCGGCACGAAGCTTACTTGCACGCCCATGCGCGTCAGTTCCTGCGTGAGCAAGGCAGCCGAGCCTCCGTAGATTTCCTCGGCGCATAGCACATGGTCCCCAGACTGACAGTACACCAGGACCGCCGTCAGAATTGCCGACATGCCCGAGGAAGTAGCCACCGCGCCCTGTCCGTTCTCCAGTTGGTTCACAGCTTCGGCCAGTTCGTCTGTGTTGGGGTTACCGTTTCGGCTGTACAGGTAACTCTGGCCCGGTTGCTCAAAATAGGCTTCCAAGGCGTTCAAGTCCTCAAAGGTAAACACAGAGGTCTGGTAGATGGGCGTAACTTTAGGAGAGATGGACACGGCGGTTTTGATTAATTGTTGATTGTCAATTGTTGATTGTTAGCTACATACTTGGTGGAGCAGCAATTAACAATCAGCAATTCTAAAGGTAAGCAGAAAGCGGTGGAAATTGAAAAGCCGTTTTTGACCTGGTTTCTGGGAAAGAGGCCAAAAACGATGGTAAAAGCGAGAGCCCGCCTTCTTTGCAGAAAAACGGGCTCTCAAAATGAAAAACAGGAAATCTTAGGCGGTTACGGCTTCGGCCAATACAATAATCTTATTGTCCAACACTTCCACAACTCCCCCGTCAATCTGGAATACCACTGATGTACCAGTAGTTGGCGTTACGCGCACAGGTCCGTTGGCCAAGGCACTGATGATGGCAGCGTGGTTATTCAACACTTCAAAGCCACCATTAATACCAGGAAACTGAACCGAGGTCACGTCGCCTTCAAATACTCTCTTATCTGGGGTGATGATTTCTAAATACATCTATGTTAGTCTTGAGTCTCGAGTCTCGAGTCGTGAGTCAAAATCTATAAAAGACTCGTGACTCGTGACTCAAGACTCGCGACTAATGAAAACTATTTCGCTTCGGCCATCATTTTCTGACCCTTGGCAACGGCATCCTCAATGGTACCAACCAAGTTGAAGGCAGACTCAGGAAGGTTGTCATGCAGACCGTCCATGATTTCGTTGAAGCCACGGATGGTGTCTTTGATGTCTACCAACACACCCTTCAAGCCAGTGAACTGCTCGGCTACGTGGAATGGCTGAGACAAGAAACGCTGCACACGACGCGCTCTGTGTACTACCAACTTATCTTCTTCAGATAATTCGTCCATACCCAAGATAGCGATGATGTCTTGCAATTCTTTGTAACGCTGAAGAATCTCTTTTACGCGCTGGGCAGTGTTGTAGTGCTCTTCGCCTACTACGTCTGCGGTCAAGATACGTGAAGTAGAATCCAGAGGGTCTACCGCTGGGTAGATACCAAGCTCAGAGATTTTACGAGACAATACAGTAGTAGCATCCAAGTGAGCAAACGTTGTTGCTGGAGCCGGGTCAGTCAAGTCATCTGCAGGTACATAAACGGCCTGTACAGACGTAATAGAACCACGCTTAGTAGACGTGATACGCTCTTGCATGGCACCCATCTCAGTCGCCAACGTTGGCTGGTAACCTACCGCAGATGGCATACGACCTAGAAGGGCCGATACCTCAGAACCTGCCTGCGTAAAGCGGAAGATGTTGTCAATAAAGAAAAGGATATCTCTACCAGCACCAGTACCGTCACCGTCACGGAAAGACTCTGCTACCGTTAAACCTGACAAGGCTACACGGGCACGGGCCCCAGGAGGCTCGTTCATCTGACCGAACACGAAGGTTGCTTTTGATTCTTTCAGGGCTTCCTGGTCTACTTTAGAAAGGTCCCATCCACCGTGCTCCATAGACTCCATGAAGGCGTCACCGTAGCGCACAATGCCAGACTCAATCATCTCGC contains the following coding sequences:
- the atpC gene encoding ATP synthase F1 subunit epsilon; this encodes MYLEIITPDKRVFEGDVTSVQFPGINGGFEVLNNHAAIISALANGPVRVTPTTGTSVVFQIDGGVVEVLDNKIIVLAEAVTA
- a CDS encoding PLP-dependent aspartate aminotransferase family protein, which encodes MSISPKVTPIYQTSVFTFEDLNALEAYFEQPGQSYLYSRNGNPNTDELAEAVNQLENGQGAVATSSGMSAILTAVLVYCQSGDHVLCAEEIYGGSAALLTQELTRMGVQVSFVPMEEMYSFGNYVQANTKVLLVETISNPMMTVQDLAKVAQECLKYGVKLVVDNTFASPVITKPLELGAEMVIHSVTKYLSGHSDVTAGVVVAKEAADAQRAKQIVVAWGLNLSPFDSWLAARGLKTLKLRIRQHSENALALATYLQKHPKVSEVYYPGLPDHPQHSLASAQGKGWFGGMLSFRIKDEVETVNRFMRGLSHIPFAPSLAGVISSISYPLGTSHRALTEEQRAKLGISVGLIRLSVGIEEAEDLIADLEKALAAI
- a CDS encoding DegT/DnrJ/EryC1/StrS aminotransferase family protein, whose protein sequence is MSVNQDFIYLSPPHMGGREQHYIQEAFDQNWITTAGANVDSFEKELSSYVGMPHAAALSSGTAALHLALLALGIGHGDEVFCSSFTFVASTNPIRYVGATPVLIDSEPSTWNLCPKELEQALHSRQQKGKLPKALILVHLYGMPSRMQEILDLCQHHGVPVIEDAAEALGSTYNGQQMGSFGVAGFYSFNGNKIITTSGGGALVSKDQALVEKAKWLATQAKEPTPHYHHTTIGYNYRLSNICAGIGRGQLGVLEDRVQQKRQVFNQYQTLLQDIAEIQWQPEPEGFVSNRWLSCFTVKKGSFITPEKIRLALLAEQIESRPLWQPMHQQPLYESCDYFGENVSNDLFARGLCLPSGTQLTIQQQERVAEVIKKCFRK
- the atpD gene encoding F0F1 ATP synthase subunit beta, yielding MANIGRITQVIGPVVDVSFSGENSKLPNIMDALVVVKANGARVVLETQQHLGEDRVRTIAMDATEGLTRGMEVTDLASPISMPTGDNVLGRLFNVIGEAIDGIPQPVSEGDLPIHRNAPRFEDLSTSSEVLYTGIKVIDLIEPYSKGGKIGLFGGAGVGKTVLIQELINNIAKGHGGLSVFAGVGERTREGNDLLREMIESGIVRYGDAFMESMEHGGWDLSKVDQEALKESKATFVFGQMNEPPGARARVALSGLTVAESFRDGDGTGAGRDILFFIDNIFRFTQAGSEVSALLGRMPSAVGYQPTLATEMGAMQERITSTKRGSITSVQAVYVPADDLTDPAPATTFAHLDATTVLSRKISELGIYPAVDPLDSTSRILTADVVGEEHYNTAQRVKEILQRYKELQDIIAILGMDELSEEDKLVVHRARRVQRFLSQPFHVAEQFTGLKGVLVDIKDTIRGFNEIMDGLHDNLPESAFNLVGTIEDAVAKGQKMMAEAK